The DNA region CGAGCCATCTTCCATAGTGGTGACAATAGAAACCACTGCGTTATGAGGAAAATAGACCTGTGTAATCGGTTCGCCTGTTTGGTAAAGGACTTGCCGATCTGAAAGTGGAACCAGCTTCATGTGGGGAATAAGACGCTGATAATCACTGGCTGGCAGAGCTGCAAGCAACTTATTTGCTGGTTGCTCAAAGGCATTTTTGTCTAATGACATTGGAATTCTCCTAAATGTAGCCGTCTCTAGAAAAGGCAACTTACGGCATAAGGAGAAAAATCAAGAATTTGATCCTATATGTCAAAAGGTGTATTCCCTAAAAATGTTTTAATAAAAGATTAGATTTTTATATTTATTATAAACATATTTATAATAAATATAATTAAATTAGAAATTTACTCTAGCAAATAAATCCTGATACACTCAAAAAAGGTAGGGGCAATTCATGAATTGCCCCTACCGATCTACCTCACATGAATGAAAACCGCCATATAGCTCACTAAAGCATTTATCATCTATCTAAAGGTTGAGAGCAAAATAATAGAAATTGCATAGCAAAGTAGCCCGCCTCAGAATAAATTCTGAGTCTAATAGCGAAAGTCGTCTAAAGACGACTGAGAAAATGTTATGGCCTGTTTTAAGGAGCCTCCTGAAAGATATTCCTGTTGGGAGCATTGGAACGAATTACGTTAGCGAAGCGGTAGCGAGGAACGAGCGTCATTACGAATTACAACTTTACCAAAGTGAGCCGCACTTTTGAGGTAATGATAAGCTTCTCGTGCTTCAATGAAAGGGAAAACTCGATCAATAATTGGTTTAATTTGATGCTGTTGCATCGCCTGATTCATTGCTTCAAACATTTCCCGGCTGCCAACATAAATGCCTTGAACTGTTAAACTTTTAAAAAGTATTGGCATGGGGTCAATTTCATTTCCTCTACCTGATAATACGCCAATCAAGCTAATACCTCCTCCAATACGGACTGCTTGCAGTGATTTTGGCAGAGTACCTGCACCGCCTACTTCTACTACATGATCTACACCTGTGCGATTGGTTAATTGGTAAACTTGCTTTTCCCAATCTGGTGTTGTTTTGTAATTGATTGTTTCGTCAGCACCAAGCTGTTGAGCTAGTGCCAATTTCTCATCACTGCTAGAAGTAATAATTGCTCTAGCACCATGTATCTTGGCAAACTGGAGAGCAAAAATCGAAACTCCCCCCGTACCGAGTAATAAAATACTATCACCTGCGCGAATATTGCCTTTTGTCACCAGTCCATGCCAAGCTGTGACTGCTGCACAGGGTAAGGTTGCGCCTTCAATGTAGGATAGATGGTCAGGTAATATTACCAAACCATTTTGGTGTAATACGACATACTCAGCTAGCATTCCATTGATACCGCCTCCTAAATCGGATTTCATTTTCTCTTTGGTTAAAGAGCCATAAATCCAGTCTTGGAAGAAAATACCAGCGACGCGATCGCCTATTTTAACCCGTGTCACACCTTCGCCTACCGCCACGACTTCCCCCGCACCGTCAGACAGGGGAATTAAGGGATATTTTTGTCCAGAACCGTAAGCTCCTTCAATGACTAGCAGATCGCGGTAATTTAGGGATGTTGCTTTGACTTGAATGAGAACTTGTCCCGCAGTCGGTTTTAGTTCAGGGCGATCGACTAATGCGAGGGCATCAATCCCGGCGTTGCTTTGAATTTCGTAAGCTTTCATTGGCGGATTCCTTTTGCCAAAGATTATATACAGGGCTATTTCATTCTCATCTAGCCCGCCTCAGAATAAATTCTGAGGCTAATAGCAAAAGTCGTCTAAAGACGACTAAGGAAAGGCTTTTAGTCCACTAAAGTGGACTTAAGCTATTAGCTCGGAACTTTAGTTCTGGGCGGTTTATGTTTAGAACGAAATAGCCCTACTCTAAATTGATAGTCATTTCACCTTATGAGCTTGGTTGCTGATCGGGAAACATACATTTATCAGAATCGCAACCACTAGGGCCAGCCTCTGCCATTTCGCCTAAATCGTAGCGGCTTAAGACTGCACAGAAATCATCTGTTTTGCGCCGTGCTTTCACTTCTTGATTTAAGCGATTGTAAGTTGGTTTATCTATCGGTTCAAATGGCAAACGTGGGAATGATTGTAAATCATCAAAACGAGCTAAAAGAGCGGCTGAAATATATCCTTCATCATTCTGGATAGTTTCGTAAATGCGCTGTCCTAAAGGTTCGATCTCATCAGAACGAAGTTCTAAAGTTGCTGATGTGTTGTGAGTCACGTACCAACGTTGAACCTGGAGGACAAAATCAAATTGGGCTAAGACTGAAAACTTAGAAACATCAATTTCATCAGCCCCTGGTAAATCAGCCCAAGATACAGAAACAGGGATTTCTACTAACCACTCACTCACCCGTGGATCAAAGGGATCGTTGAGCAAATTGCCCTGTTCATCTTTATCTGATTGAGAGGGAATGACGTTGTAACCATAGTCAATACAAGCTAAGGCTACTGGGTCATTTTTGCCGAAGGTGATGCGGCGAATAAATCTTTGCGCTTTTGGGGGATGCCATCCTGAACTAGCATTAGTTAATAATGCCTTCGTGCCACTGGGCTGGACTGTAGTGCAACGATTTGGACGCTTGAAATTATGGCGATCGCAGTAATCCCAAACTACCCTATGTACAATATCTTTCCAAGAACTTAGATATTTTTCTTCCTCACGCTTGAAAGCTAATCCTTGTGGAGTTGCAGGTCTTCCGGCTTCCCACCAGCGCAGCCAATCAACACCAAAAGCATGGACAAAGAAATCAAATAAACCTGTAAAAGAAACTCCCACAATCGGATCTAATTCACGGCTGTATTGATAACGTGGTTCCAGGAATTTGTGATTTAAAAGTGCTGCTACAGATAGCGCCCCAGCAGTGAAAGCTTCCTCTTGTTCTTTATAGTTATGTGGATCGATTTGATTGAGGTGAACCTCTGACAAATTGCAGTTACCAGTTAGGGTATTACCAAATACTCCTTTGTGATGTTCTGGTTCATTGAAGCAATAAGTATCGTGCAAACTTGGTAATTCTTCTACACCTCTGACTATTTGCCATTTACCTTTGTGTTTTGCGTCACACCCTTTGCTCACATCCAAACGCTGGCAAGGAATTTGTCCACAGTCAGTAATTTGCAAGTAGTATAAATCTTGACTGCGAACACCAGAGTTAGTTACTGACCCTTTATGAGCGCAGAGATTTAAAGAAGAACGGATACCGCATTTAGTTAGTAATAACTGCACTCGATACGCACGTTCGTAATCAGAAATGTAAATCCTAATGCCATTGCTATGTGTATTTGTGCCATCTGTATCGGCTAAACCAGCAATAAAGTGCAAAATTGCTTGGCGATTCCAACTAGCAATTACATTCAGTGACTCTGGATTTGTTTTTAAACTCTTTAAAAATTCTCCAGAAAAACCTAAGTCTGTTACATCTATAAAAGTTGGTAAGTAGTCATAGTTTCTTTCAGGAGACTTACTTCCGATTACAGATAAAGCTGCTTTTTGTTCATAGAGTCTAACTTTGGCATTACCATTTTGGTCTGTAGTTCCATCTCCTACAGCTATCCCCAAAGTATAGGCATAACTTGGATCGATATTTAACCCACTTTCATACTGAATCATAAAAGGCTCAGTATGAATGGCATATCTACTAACATCCATCAAATCCTTGGTTTGCACTTCTTTGTATTCTTTATCAAATCTATCTTTCACAAAGAAGCGATGATATTCGGTTGCATCTAAGTAAGTACCATCTGCAAATTTGACTCGATACAGCTTGCGTTCGCTACCAGTTTTAAATGGCGTTATTTGACTCCATTTTTGACCATTCCAAATCTCAATTTCATCTCCAACAACATCTTTGATTTTATGCATTCCATCTTTAGTGATGAGCAAAGTATCACCACTCACACAATGGAAGTTAGCGCCAATTATCTCACCACACGGATTTAAACCGTAGCGAGCTAAACGATGTTCTAGCTCATTAGCATCAATATTTGGATAGCGTTCCTGTAACCACTGTTTTGCTGTTCCTTGTTCATAAGCTTGCAAAAAATTAACTTTGTCAGATTGTGTTGGCAGCAAATCAATGTTTGATCGCGCTACGGCTTCACCAGCCCATTGAATCGCTCCCTCGCCACTATAATATTGTTTGCGAACGGCATTAAGACATTCTTCTAAGGTTGGCTTGCGGTGAAAAACTCTCGTATGGTTCGCCATCCTGAGTGCATCACGCTCTGGATCAATTCGCCAGTTGCCACTTTCATCTTGCTGCCATAAGTTATCTTTGGCATCAGCAAACAAACTATCTTCACTAGAACCTTGCCTCATGCCAGCACTATTATGTGTCAGATAGCCATCGCAATAGAAACAATGAGCTTCTTCGACTTCAATATCGTAAGTGTGGACATGATCGTAACTGCCTAGTCCTTTCACAGTGACTGGAATATCTAGCGAGATATCAGCTTCAACGATATAGCGCTCATAATTGGCATCAACAGTGCGAGAACCTTGGAATCCCATATCTCGCATCTCGCTATAAGTGTAAGCTTCTTGCATGATTGCACCAGGGACGGTAAAACCATACATTTTCAATCCTTTTTTCACACACCCTTTAGCTGAGTGTGGTGCAATGAGTGCGTTATAACGCTCTTTAAGGGCTGGAATTGTTAGGTTGTACTTTACTTGCCATGTTTGCTGTTGTGGATGGGTAATGCTAATTCTGCCAGCGATCGCTAAACTGGATAAAACTGCACTAACTTGTCTAATAAATGACCGATAGACTGAGGTAACTAAGTGAGGGGGTCGGTTATTGACAGCACCACCACTGTCCATTAATCCAGCTAGGTAAGCCGCCCTGATATCTACTGAACCTTGCAAAATAAAACTAGGAATTGCTAGGGGAATATTAGGTTGCTTAATGTAGCGATAGAAATACTCAGCTAGTCGAATAGATGAGCAGATTGATTTGGCAGTGTTTTCGCCCTTGATTACTCCATGAGTAGCAGTCAAT from Nostoc commune NIES-4072 includes:
- the nrdJ gene encoding ribonucleoside-triphosphate reductase, adenosylcobalamin-dependent, with amino-acid sequence MVRELERKRQSAKFPETAPAANPVFFRTYSRRTKAGLRETWDEVCDRTLLGLVELGKLTQEEAVILDKMQRNLKAMPSGRWLWVGGTDWITKPKNFSGAYNCTSTNLEDWSAFGLMMDLAMMGCGTGAVIEPQFINQLPPIRNQLNVTVQGEIGSTPVQQRREYTETHIEGNNVTIHVGDSREGWVESYQALLELSTNERFSGEVEVLVDISDVRKAGETLNGFGGVANPIKLPGLYQRCASILNKAVGRQLNSVECCLLIDQAAVTIVAGNIRRCLPEDALVHTSKGLVPICDVQVGDLVQTPLGFRRVVDKFDQGFQDVYEIETNATYPRATLNHRQAVLADAQGGITWKSVASLVEGDRLLHNTQVLPGTVTHLPPDFTESRPSNSRTAKSFVIPELTSEVAWLIGLTHGDGYIALGRNKYDKPYGRVEWTMNSLDAELTARVQAKIDAVLALFGLTATHGVIKGENTAKSICSSIRLAEYFYRYIKQPNIPLAIPSFILQGSVDIRAAYLAGLMDSGGAVNNRPPHLVTSVYRSFIRQVSAVLSSLAIAGRISITHPQQQTWQVKYNLTIPALKERYNALIAPHSAKGCVKKGLKMYGFTVPGAIMQEAYTYSEMRDMGFQGSRTVDANYERYIVEADISLDIPVTVKGLGSYDHVHTYDIEVEEAHCFYCDGYLTHNSAGMRQGSSEDSLFADAKDNLWQQDESGNWRIDPERDALRMANHTRVFHRKPTLEECLNAVRKQYYSGEGAIQWAGEAVARSNIDLLPTQSDKVNFLQAYEQGTAKQWLQERYPNIDANELEHRLARYGLNPCGEIIGANFHCVSGDTLLITKDGMHKIKDVVGDEIEIWNGQKWSQITPFKTGSERKLYRVKFADGTYLDATEYHRFFVKDRFDKEYKEVQTKDLMDVSRYAIHTEPFMIQYESGLNIDPSYAYTLGIAVGDGTTDQNGNAKVRLYEQKAALSVIGSKSPERNYDYLPTFIDVTDLGFSGEFLKSLKTNPESLNVIASWNRQAILHFIAGLADTDGTNTHSNGIRIYISDYERAYRVQLLLTKCGIRSSLNLCAHKGSVTNSGVRSQDLYYLQITDCGQIPCQRLDVSKGCDAKHKGKWQIVRGVEELPSLHDTYCFNEPEHHKGVFGNTLTGNCNLSEVHLNQIDPHNYKEQEEAFTAGALSVAALLNHKFLEPRYQYSRELDPIVGVSFTGLFDFFVHAFGVDWLRWWEAGRPATPQGLAFKREEEKYLSSWKDIVHRVVWDYCDRHNFKRPNRCTTVQPSGTKALLTNASSGWHPPKAQRFIRRITFGKNDPVALACIDYGYNVIPSQSDKDEQGNLLNDPFDPRVSEWLVEIPVSVSWADLPGADEIDVSKFSVLAQFDFVLQVQRWYVTHNTSATLELRSDEIEPLGQRIYETIQNDEGYISAALLARFDDLQSFPRLPFEPIDKPTYNRLNQEVKARRKTDDFCAVLSRYDLGEMAEAGPSGCDSDKCMFPDQQPSS
- a CDS encoding zinc-dependent alcohol dehydrogenase family protein, which produces MKAYEIQSNAGIDALALVDRPELKPTAGQVLIQVKATSLNYRDLLVIEGAYGSGQKYPLIPLSDGAGEVVAVGEGVTRVKIGDRVAGIFFQDWIYGSLTKEKMKSDLGGGINGMLAEYVVLHQNGLVILPDHLSYIEGATLPCAAVTAWHGLVTKGNIRAGDSILLLGTGGVSIFALQFAKIHGARAIITSSSDEKLALAQQLGADETINYKTTPDWEKQVYQLTNRTGVDHVVEVGGAGTLPKSLQAVRIGGGISLIGVLSGRGNEIDPMPILFKSLTVQGIYVGSREMFEAMNQAMQQHQIKPIIDRVFPFIEAREAYHYLKSAAHFGKVVIRNDARSSLPLR